Proteins from a genomic interval of Quercus lobata isolate SW786 chromosome 11, ValleyOak3.0 Primary Assembly, whole genome shotgun sequence:
- the LOC115968628 gene encoding probable protein phosphatase 2C 27 isoform X2 has translation MRNDKSETAESTKVVLMGKPPRYLPPIGHCMSSTQLASTAEVELDSGVVSTESPSDGNAMFVPVFRSGICSEIGPKPYMEDEHICIDNLFEHLGSTAPFPSPGAFYGVFDGHGGIDAALFVRENILRFILEDSHFPICVNKAIKSAFLRADHAFADAASLDSSSGTTALTALIFGRMMLIANAGDCRAVLGKRGKAVELSRDHKPDSSSERLRIEKLGGVVYDGYLNGQLSVARAIGDWHMKDPKGSSSPLSAEPELQDMVLNEEDEFLILGCDGLWDVMSSQCAVTIARKELMLHNDPERCSRELVREALKRNTCDNLTVVTVCFSPDPPPALEIPKFQFKRCISAESLDLLQDLLDSNI, from the exons ATGAGAAATGATAAATCTGAAACTGCAGAGAGCACAAAAGTAGTGCTCATGGGGAAACCTCCTCGGTACCTCCCACCAATAGGACACTGCATGAGCTCAACTCAGTTGGCTTCTACTGCTGAAGTG GAATTGGATAGTGGGGTTGTTAGCACAGAGTCACCATCAGATGGTAATGCCATGTTTGTACCTGTTTTTCGTTCTGGAATCTGTTCAGAGATTGGACCCAAACCTTATATGGAGGATGAGCACATATGTATCGATAATCTTTTTGAACATCTAGGTTCAACTGCACCCTTCCCTTCTCCTGGAGCTTTCTATGGG GTGTTTGATGGCCATGGGGGTATAGATGCAGCTTTATTTGTGAGAGAGAACATTCTTCGATTTATATTGGAGGACTCTCATTTCCCCATTTGTGTGAACAAGGCCATTAAGAGTGCTTTTCTGAGAGCTGACCATGCTTTTGCTGATGCAGCTTCTCTTGATAGTTCCTCTGGCACCACTGCCTTGACTGCCCTTATTTTTGGAAG GATGATGCTAATTGCCAATGCAGGGGACTGTCGAGCTGTGTTGGGGAAACGTGGTAAGGCAGTAGAGCTGTCCAGAGACCATAAACCCGATAGCTCCTCTGAGAGACTAAGAATTGAGAAGCTTGGTGGTGTAGTATATGATGGATACCTTAATGGTCAATTATCAGTGGCTCGAGCTATTGGAGATtggcacatgaaagatcccaaAGGCTCATCCAGTCCGTTGAGTGCAGAGCCAGAGCTTCAGGACATGGTactgaatgaagaagatgaattCCTTATACTAGGCTGTGATGGCCTATGGGATGTGATGAGCAGCCAGTGTGCAGTAACAATTGCAAGGAAAGAGTTAATGCTTCACAATGATCCGGAGAGATGCTCAAGGGAGCTGGTTAGGGAGGCACTCAAACGCAATACATGTGATAACCTGACTGTTGTTACTGTGTGTTTCTCCCCAGACCCACCACCTGCGCTTGAGATCCCGAAATTCCAATTCAAAAGGTGTATATCTGCAGAAAGTCTAGATCTTCTCCAAGATCTTCTGGACAGTAATATATGA
- the LOC115968628 gene encoding probable protein phosphatase 2C 27 isoform X1, with product MDASFKIKKMAAGTEYQPHLSILEDGCRKGNVTSMRNDKSETAESTKVVLMGKPPRYLPPIGHCMSSTQLASTAEVELDSGVVSTESPSDGNAMFVPVFRSGICSEIGPKPYMEDEHICIDNLFEHLGSTAPFPSPGAFYGVFDGHGGIDAALFVRENILRFILEDSHFPICVNKAIKSAFLRADHAFADAASLDSSSGTTALTALIFGRMMLIANAGDCRAVLGKRGKAVELSRDHKPDSSSERLRIEKLGGVVYDGYLNGQLSVARAIGDWHMKDPKGSSSPLSAEPELQDMVLNEEDEFLILGCDGLWDVMSSQCAVTIARKELMLHNDPERCSRELVREALKRNTCDNLTVVTVCFSPDPPPALEIPKFQFKRCISAESLDLLQDLLDSNI from the exons ATGGATgcaagttttaaaataaaaaaaatggctgCAGGGACTGAATACCAACCTCATCTTTCCATTTTAGAAGATGGTTGCAGAAAGGGGAATGTGACCTCAATGAGAAATGATAAATCTGAAACTGCAGAGAGCACAAAAGTAGTGCTCATGGGGAAACCTCCTCGGTACCTCCCACCAATAGGACACTGCATGAGCTCAACTCAGTTGGCTTCTACTGCTGAAGTG GAATTGGATAGTGGGGTTGTTAGCACAGAGTCACCATCAGATGGTAATGCCATGTTTGTACCTGTTTTTCGTTCTGGAATCTGTTCAGAGATTGGACCCAAACCTTATATGGAGGATGAGCACATATGTATCGATAATCTTTTTGAACATCTAGGTTCAACTGCACCCTTCCCTTCTCCTGGAGCTTTCTATGGG GTGTTTGATGGCCATGGGGGTATAGATGCAGCTTTATTTGTGAGAGAGAACATTCTTCGATTTATATTGGAGGACTCTCATTTCCCCATTTGTGTGAACAAGGCCATTAAGAGTGCTTTTCTGAGAGCTGACCATGCTTTTGCTGATGCAGCTTCTCTTGATAGTTCCTCTGGCACCACTGCCTTGACTGCCCTTATTTTTGGAAG GATGATGCTAATTGCCAATGCAGGGGACTGTCGAGCTGTGTTGGGGAAACGTGGTAAGGCAGTAGAGCTGTCCAGAGACCATAAACCCGATAGCTCCTCTGAGAGACTAAGAATTGAGAAGCTTGGTGGTGTAGTATATGATGGATACCTTAATGGTCAATTATCAGTGGCTCGAGCTATTGGAGATtggcacatgaaagatcccaaAGGCTCATCCAGTCCGTTGAGTGCAGAGCCAGAGCTTCAGGACATGGTactgaatgaagaagatgaattCCTTATACTAGGCTGTGATGGCCTATGGGATGTGATGAGCAGCCAGTGTGCAGTAACAATTGCAAGGAAAGAGTTAATGCTTCACAATGATCCGGAGAGATGCTCAAGGGAGCTGGTTAGGGAGGCACTCAAACGCAATACATGTGATAACCTGACTGTTGTTACTGTGTGTTTCTCCCCAGACCCACCACCTGCGCTTGAGATCCCGAAATTCCAATTCAAAAGGTGTATATCTGCAGAAAGTCTAGATCTTCTCCAAGATCTTCTGGACAGTAATATATGA